The Kluyveromyces marxianus DMKU3-1042 DNA, complete genome, chromosome 6 genome window below encodes:
- the CPA1 gene encoding carbamoyl-phosphate synthase (glutamine-hydrolyzing) CPA1 — protein MPSLKTAAPKAKFSIFNSSDSGPESVSAEFQGYSFGAPVSCNGEAVFTTSLVGYPESMTDPSYKSQILVFTQPLIGNYGVPDTEARDEFNLLKYLESPHIHVRGIVVAEYAWRYSHWTAVESLAAWCKRENVTAIGGVDTRAVVQILREQGSSPATIEIQGSFEPKPVKAETDLVKTVSTKEPFFVKALPSVKTPYNIALIDCGVKENIIRCLVERGANVTVFPYDYPITSVANQFDGIFISNGPGDPIQCMDSTVPELQNLLQTDSLRDIPIFGICLGHQLLALASGAKTVKLGYGNRAHNIPALDLTTGQCYITSQNHGYAVDADTLPSSEFKPFFQNLNDKSNEGMIHVSRPVFSTQFHPEAKGGPRDSAVLFDRYFCNMASYKASRGSKIKFTLDTTSMSTERVF, from the coding sequence ATGCCTAGTTTGAAGACTGCTGCTCCAAAAGCGAAATTTTCCATCTTTAATAGTTCAGATTCGGGTCCGGAATCCGTTTCTGCGGAGTTTCAGGGATATTCCTTCGGTGCTCCAGTATCATGTAACGGTGAAGCAGTGTTTACTACTTCTTTGGTTGGCTATCCTGAATCAATGACCGACCCTTCTTATAAGAGTCagattcttgttttcactCAACCTTTGATTGGTAACTACGGTGTGCCAGATACAGAAGCCCGTGACGAATTCaatttattgaaatatcTCGAATCTCCTCACATCCACGTCCGTGGTATTGTTGTCGCTGAATACGCCTGGAGATACTCTCATTGGACTGCTGTTGAAAGTTTGGCAGCTTGGTgcaaaagagaaaatgtCACTGCCATTGGTGGTGTTGATACTCGTGCCGTGGTCCAAATTTTGAGAGAACAAGGTTCCTCTCCAGCTACCATTGAAATCCAAGGTTCATTTGAGCCTAAACCGGTTAAGGCTGAGACAGATTTGGTGAAGACAGTTTCAACGAAAGAGCCATTCTTTGTGAAAGCCCTTCCTTCTGTTAAGACACCTTATAATATTGCTTTAATTGATTGTGGTGTTAAGGAAAACATCATTAGATGCCTAGTGGAAAGAGGCGCAAATGTTACTGTTTTCCCATATGACTACCCAATCACTTCAGTCGCAAACCAGTTTGATGGTATATTCATTTCAAATGGTCCTGGTGACCCAATCCAGTGCATGGATTCTACCGTTCCAGAGTTACAAAACCTTTTACAAACGGATAGTTTAAGAGATATTCCAATTTTTGGTATCTGTTTGGGTCATCAATTGTTAGCCTTGGCTTCAGGAGCTAAAACTGTGAAGTTGGGATATGGTAACAGAGCTCATAATATCCCAGCCCTTGACCTAACAACCGGTCAATGCTATATTACATCCCAGAACCATGGTTATGCCGTAGATGCTGATACATTGCCTTCGTCTGAGTTTAAGccatttttccaaaatttgAATGACAAATCCAATGAAGGTATGATCCATGTCTCAAGACCTGTCTTTTCCACCCAATTTCACCCAGAGGCCAAAGGTGGTCCAAGAGATTCTGCAGTGCTATTTGACAGATACTTCTGCAACATGGCCAGCTATAAAGCTTCTAGAGGCTCCAAAATTAAATTCACCTTAGATACTACATCGATGTCCACCGAAAGGGTATTTTGA